The window GGGCTTAAAAAACAACAGCGTACTTTTTACAGGCGACAAAGCCGTAATCTGTAATGGTTACGAGTTTAAGCTGCTTTATCCTGAGTTGTTTAGCGAAAGTGGTATTGTGGTAAGTAAACTGCAGATGATGCGCACGGTGCCTATGGCTGATGTACAGCTGTCGGGAAATATTTTAACGGGCTTAACTACCCGCAGGTATGAAAGTTTTGAGCATTACTGCCCTTCTTTCCAATCTATTAAAACACCAGAACATTACGAAGAACTTAAAAAATGGGGTATCCATATCTTGTTTAAACAGGCGGCAGATAGCAGCATTATTATCGGCGATTCGCACGTTTATGCAGATGTAAACCATTTTGATGACCTGGGTTTTGATCTCAGTCATCACATTAACGAATTAATGCTCGAAGAAGCAGCGCGCATTGTTGATTTTGATGTGCGTAAGCTGCAAACTACCTGGGCTGGCTTTTATCCGCAACACGCAACTAAACATATTGTAACCTACGATTTGGATGATTGTATCCATATCCGCACTGCTATTGGTGGCAAAGGTATGACCGCGAGCGCGGGTTATGCAGCCGAAAGCATTAAGAATATATTTAGTTAACAAATACTAAACAAAATAGTGGTATTTTGTTAACTAAAAGTTGGTATTAGGCTAACATGCACGTCTTAATATTGCATCTGTAAACCTTAAAAATTTTATAGATGAAACATCTCTACAAGATGAAGATGTGCATGGTAGCTTTGCTACTGCTATGCATCACGCCTTATTTTACATGGGCGCAAACAAAAATAGCAGGTCTGGTTAAAGACGATGCACAACAACCTATTCCCGGTGTAAGTGTGCTGGTAAAGGGCAGCAAAAAAGCCACTTCTACCGATCTTTCAGGTCGCTTTACCATTGATGCCAAAAGCGGCGAAACTTTAGTGTTTAGCGCTGTTGGCTTTCTTCAGCAAGAAGTTGAGGTTAGCGGAACCAATCTTACCGTAGCCTTAAAAACAGACTCGAAAAACTTAAATGAAGTGGTGGTTACCGCTCTTGGTATCCGTAAAGAAAAACGTAACCTGGGTTACGCCATTCAGGAAGTAAAAGGCGCCGATTTGGTAAAGGCCAGGGAAGCCAATCCGGTAAACGGTTTGGTGGGTAAGGTTGCCGGTTTAACTGTTGGTGTATCTTCCGAACTTTTGGGACGTTCGTCGCTATACCTGCGAGGTAACAACGTAAACCTGGTGGTGGTAGATGGGGTGCCAATTAATTCGGAT is drawn from Pedobacter sp. HDW13 and contains these coding sequences:
- a CDS encoding TIGR03364 family FAD-dependent oxidoreductase, with product MTDKHFDLIVVGGGILGTFHAYHALLMGKTVLQLEKDNYPVGATVRNFGQVVPSGMEAEWFEYGVAGLEIYKSIQQEFDISVRNNGSVYIASDADEQTLIHELKAHYDTLGYETELLGQAAILNKYPAIKSSYAKEAIFFPQEISVEPELMIYRLQQYMQTKFKNYQLQYNSPVTACQRKGSGVEVGLKNNSVLFTGDKAVICNGYEFKLLYPELFSESGIVVSKLQMMRTVPMADVQLSGNILTGLTTRRYESFEHYCPSFQSIKTPEHYEELKKWGIHILFKQAADSSIIIGDSHVYADVNHFDDLGFDLSHHINELMLEEAARIVDFDVRKLQTTWAGFYPQHATKHIVTYDLDDCIHIRTAIGGKGMTASAGYAAESIKNIFS